One genomic window of Polyangium aurulentum includes the following:
- a CDS encoding MopE-related protein — protein MRSFSFAAVVLLGALAGCANANTHPSSGEGGAGGAGGAGGASDEPCESGAVEACYSGPDGTQGVASCKAGERSCVGGKWTPCEGESTPAFELCNGKDDDCNGTVDDGNPGVGNACVTGEKGLCALGVSQCKDGALHCVAAVMPSPEICDGIDNDCDGSVDNKIAGSGQSCDTGTPGICASGKVSCVGGALVCSYVYLPSLETCNGKDDDCNGKVDDIDPDALPSCDTGLPGTCAKGKQGCDKGQEICVPPKAMGAETCDGVDSNCDGVLDDDVCASVTVAPVADTHTNLYDPDFNFGSMGSLEVEPGYGEVLLRFDLSSVPSGIQVVSVRLELWAFSAYGWDGDDNVYTTFVPDDLWDEMAVTWSTAPPSEPDPLGSWLLHEDWNGNGQTAVNESPLLVPPVQEALDSDKLVSFRLHSPGLTTYYRSREWSIASQRPKLVVRYVQP, from the coding sequence ATGAGATCGTTTTCCTTCGCGGCGGTGGTGCTCCTCGGCGCGCTCGCGGGCTGCGCCAATGCCAACACCCATCCCTCCTCCGGCGAGGGCGGCGCGGGCGGCGCGGGCGGCGCGGGCGGCGCGTCCGACGAGCCCTGCGAGAGCGGCGCGGTCGAGGCTTGTTATTCGGGGCCCGACGGCACCCAGGGCGTCGCGAGCTGCAAGGCCGGCGAGCGGAGCTGCGTCGGTGGGAAGTGGACCCCTTGCGAGGGCGAGAGCACGCCGGCGTTCGAGCTTTGCAACGGCAAGGACGACGACTGCAACGGCACGGTCGACGACGGCAACCCCGGCGTGGGCAACGCGTGCGTGACGGGGGAGAAGGGCCTCTGTGCCCTCGGCGTGTCGCAATGCAAGGACGGCGCGCTCCACTGCGTGGCCGCCGTGATGCCCTCGCCCGAGATCTGCGACGGCATCGACAACGACTGCGATGGCTCGGTCGACAACAAGATCGCGGGCAGCGGCCAGTCGTGCGACACGGGCACGCCGGGCATCTGCGCCAGCGGCAAGGTCTCGTGCGTGGGCGGCGCGCTCGTCTGCAGCTACGTCTACCTGCCCTCGCTCGAGACGTGCAACGGCAAGGACGACGATTGCAATGGCAAGGTCGACGACATCGACCCCGACGCCTTGCCGTCCTGCGACACGGGGCTCCCGGGGACCTGCGCCAAGGGCAAGCAGGGCTGCGACAAGGGCCAGGAGATCTGCGTCCCGCCGAAGGCCATGGGCGCCGAGACGTGCGACGGCGTCGACTCGAACTGCGACGGCGTCCTCGACGACGACGTCTGCGCGAGCGTCACCGTCGCGCCTGTCGCCGATACGCACACGAACCTGTACGATCCGGATTTCAACTTCGGCAGCATGGGGTCTCTGGAGGTCGAACCCGGGTATGGCGAGGTCCTCCTTCGCTTCGATCTGTCGAGCGTGCCGAGCGGGATCCAGGTCGTCTCGGTGCGCCTCGAGCTTTGGGCGTTCAGCGCCTATGGATGGGACGGCGACGACAACGTGTACACGACCTTCGTGCCCGATGATCTCTGGGACGAGATGGCCGTCACCTGGTCGACCGCGCCCCCATCCGAGCCCGATCCGCTCGGCTCCTGGTTATTGCACGAAGACTGGAACGGCAATGGTCAGACCGCCGTGAACGAGAGCCCGCTGCTCGTGCCGCCCGTGCAGGAGGCGCTCGACTCCGACAAGCTCGTGTCCTTCCGCCTCCATTCGCCGGGCTTGACCACGTACTACCGCTCGCGCGAATGGTCCATCGCTTCGCAGCGGCCGAAGCTCGTCGTCCGGTACGTCCAGCCCTAG
- a CDS encoding MopE-related protein, with the protein MRLFSFAAVVLLGSLAGCANANTNPSTGDGGAGGAGGDGGAGGAGGAGGAPVGACETGAVEACYSGPNGTQELGICKAGERSCVGGTWTPCYGESTPLAELCNGKDDDCNGAVDDGDLGVGDTCLTGAKGPCSMGVPQCKMGTLHCVPAAMPSVEICDGIDNNCDGSVDNQTAGSAVDCDTGQQGICAGGKVACVSGALVCNGVYLPSLETCNGKDDNCNGTVDDIDPDVLPSCDTGLVGACAAGKQGCDKGKPICLSPTPMAVEACDGIDSNCDGVTDDDACASITLEPVADTYVYQYSPGSNYGADTGLDADAENGAIYLRFDLSSVPSGIQIVSVRLEMLAFTGYAYGGDGNVYTTLLPDDLWDEMGATWSNMPPISAGQLGFWWLWYDGSWEDKVGVNESMLLVPPVQEALDSDKLVSFQLHSPGYQTTYHSREWSVASQRPKLVVRYAKP; encoded by the coding sequence ATGAGACTGTTTTCCTTCGCGGCGGTGGTGCTCCTCGGCTCGCTCGCGGGCTGCGCCAACGCCAACACCAATCCCTCCACCGGCGATGGCGGCGCGGGCGGCGCGGGCGGCGATGGCGGCGCGGGCGGCGCGGGCGGCGCGGGCGGCGCCCCCGTCGGGGCCTGCGAGACCGGCGCGGTCGAGGCTTGTTATTCGGGGCCGAACGGCACCCAGGAGCTCGGGATCTGCAAGGCCGGCGAGCGGAGCTGCGTCGGTGGCACGTGGACCCCTTGCTATGGCGAGAGCACGCCCCTGGCCGAGCTTTGCAATGGCAAGGACGACGACTGCAACGGGGCGGTCGACGACGGCGACCTCGGCGTGGGCGACACGTGCCTGACGGGGGCGAAGGGCCCCTGCTCCATGGGCGTGCCGCAGTGCAAGATGGGCACCCTCCACTGCGTCCCCGCTGCGATGCCCTCGGTCGAGATCTGCGACGGCATCGACAACAACTGCGACGGCTCGGTCGACAACCAGACCGCGGGCAGCGCCGTGGATTGCGACACGGGCCAGCAGGGCATCTGCGCCGGCGGCAAGGTCGCGTGCGTGAGCGGCGCGCTCGTCTGCAATGGCGTGTACCTGCCCTCGCTCGAGACGTGCAACGGCAAGGACGACAATTGCAATGGCACGGTCGACGACATCGACCCCGATGTCCTGCCCTCCTGCGACACGGGGCTCGTGGGCGCCTGCGCCGCGGGCAAGCAGGGCTGCGACAAGGGCAAGCCGATCTGCCTCTCTCCGACGCCCATGGCCGTCGAGGCGTGCGACGGCATCGACTCGAACTGCGACGGCGTCACCGACGACGACGCCTGCGCGAGCATCACCCTCGAGCCCGTCGCCGATACCTACGTCTACCAGTATTCACCGGGGAGCAATTACGGCGCCGATACGGGTCTCGATGCCGACGCCGAGAACGGCGCGATCTACCTCCGCTTCGACCTGTCGAGCGTGCCGAGCGGGATCCAGATCGTATCGGTGCGCCTCGAGATGCTCGCCTTCACCGGCTATGCCTATGGCGGCGACGGCAACGTGTACACGACCCTCCTGCCCGATGATCTCTGGGACGAGATGGGCGCCACCTGGTCGAACATGCCCCCGATCAGCGCCGGGCAGCTCGGCTTCTGGTGGCTCTGGTACGACGGGTCCTGGGAAGACAAGGTCGGGGTGAACGAGAGCATGTTGCTCGTGCCCCCCGTGCAAGAGGCGCTCGACTCCGACAAGCTCGTCTCGTTCCAGCTCCATTCGCCCGGCTACCAGACGACCTATCACTCGCGCGAATGGTCCGTCGCCTCCCAGCGGCCGAAGCTCGTCGTCCGCTACGCCAAGCCCTAG
- a CDS encoding chemotaxis protein CheB: MVAIACSSGGLRAMRGILSALPREYPVPIIISQHRGDTQESYLPALLGGWTPLAVHDAQHGERLTPGTVHLCPAGRHIQVTPAGTLRITDGPRINFVKPSADLLFQSVADVFGERSAAVILTGNGWDGSMGARAIRGAGGVVIAQDEATSDYPDMPRAAVDLGKADLVLPLERIPFALMCLALGTEAAAAAMPPSGAKPGLNL; encoded by the coding sequence GTGGTCGCCATCGCTTGCTCATCCGGCGGGCTGCGCGCGATGCGCGGGATCCTCTCGGCACTGCCGCGCGAATACCCGGTGCCGATCATCATCTCCCAGCACCGGGGGGACACGCAGGAGAGCTACCTCCCCGCGCTCCTGGGCGGCTGGACCCCGCTCGCGGTGCACGACGCCCAGCACGGCGAGCGTCTCACGCCGGGCACGGTGCACCTCTGCCCGGCGGGCAGGCATATCCAGGTGACGCCGGCCGGCACGCTCCGCATCACCGACGGGCCCAGGATCAACTTCGTCAAACCCTCGGCCGATCTGCTGTTTCAATCGGTCGCCGACGTCTTCGGCGAGCGCAGCGCGGCCGTCATCTTGACCGGAAACGGCTGGGACGGCTCGATGGGCGCCCGGGCCATCCGCGGGGCGGGCGGGGTCGTCATTGCACAGGACGAGGCAACGAGCGATTACCCCGACATGCCCCGCGCTGCGGTCGACCTCGGAAAGGCCGACCTCGTCCTGCCGCTCGAGCGGATTCCCTTCGCGCTGATGTGCCTCGCCCTTGGGACCGAGGCGGCGGCCGCGGCCATGCCGCCCTCGGGGGCGAAGCCCGGGCTCAACCTCTAG
- a CDS encoding Crp/Fnr family transcriptional regulator — MNLREHLVQPDRPIDYVYFVQKGMVVSLVMTMSDGASVEVGTVGNEGMVGMGVYLEAIHVHHRSFAQIPGEATRIPADLFKQEMDRSEELRTVVHRYAGALMIQVMQGSACNRLHSVEARCARWLLMTMDRVGRETFPLTQEFLAQMLGIRRASVTVVAGMLQQAGIIRYIRGKLTIVDRQRLEATSCECYGIIRTEMDRLTDGH; from the coding sequence GTGAACCTGAGGGAGCACCTGGTCCAGCCGGACAGACCCATCGATTACGTTTATTTCGTGCAGAAAGGCATGGTCGTGTCGCTGGTCATGACCATGAGCGACGGGGCGTCGGTCGAGGTGGGCACCGTCGGCAACGAGGGCATGGTGGGGATGGGGGTGTACCTCGAGGCCATCCACGTCCACCACCGCTCGTTCGCGCAGATCCCGGGGGAAGCGACCCGGATCCCGGCGGACCTCTTCAAGCAAGAGATGGATCGGAGCGAGGAGCTGCGCACGGTGGTGCACCGCTATGCGGGGGCGCTGATGATCCAGGTCATGCAAGGGTCGGCCTGCAACCGGCTGCATTCGGTGGAGGCGCGGTGCGCGCGCTGGCTGCTCATGACGATGGACAGGGTCGGGCGCGAGACCTTCCCGCTGACGCAGGAGTTTCTCGCGCAGATGCTCGGCATTCGCCGCGCGAGCGTGACCGTGGTGGCCGGGATGCTGCAACAGGCGGGGATCATCCGCTACATCCGCGGCAAGCTGACCATCGTGGACCGCCAGCGCCTCGAGGCGACGTCCTGCGAGTGCTACGGCATCATTCGGACCGAGATGGACAGGCTCACGGACGGGCACTAG